In one Agathobacter rectalis ATCC 33656 genomic region, the following are encoded:
- a CDS encoding carbohydrate ABC transporter substrate-binding protein — protein sequence MKKKILCTMISMVMVASLFAGCGTDSGKENSASDTSKTKEAGTTISVAAIETAYGSEMWQKVADAFTEETGIKVELTTDKKLEDVIGPSMQGGEYPDVIHLATGREAALTEQFIKGHMITDITDVLSMKVPGEDKLVSEKIAGGFTDTSLTNPYGDGKTYLAPMFYSPCGLFYNAGLLEEKGWDVPKTWDEMWELGDKAKEEGIYLFTYPTTGYFDAFFYALMYSAGGPEFFDKATNYAEGIWETPEAQTCFDIVAKLAEYTNPVTPAQANDQDFTQNQQLVLDNKAIFMPNGTWIVGEMAEAPRADGFKWGMTALPAVKDGGDAYSYTWFEQAWIPSGAEHQDAAKLFISYLYSDKACEIFAKAGAIQPVLGIADKLSGDNVMFYSIYDNGAKAAMGNFAAFEAIPGVEVRTVFFDPVNSLVSGDMDEQAWIDGIISASDQMRANLK from the coding sequence ATGAAGAAAAAAATTTTATGTACAATGATAAGTATGGTAATGGTAGCATCTTTATTTGCAGGGTGCGGTACAGATTCAGGAAAGGAGAATTCTGCGTCAGATACCAGCAAGACAAAAGAAGCTGGAACAACAATCAGTGTAGCTGCTATTGAGACAGCTTATGGTTCTGAAATGTGGCAGAAGGTGGCAGATGCATTTACAGAAGAAACCGGAATTAAAGTAGAACTTACAACAGATAAAAAATTAGAGGATGTAATTGGACCATCCATGCAGGGAGGCGAATACCCGGATGTTATTCATCTTGCCACGGGACGTGAAGCTGCGTTGACGGAACAGTTTATTAAGGGACATATGATTACTGACATTACAGATGTTTTATCTATGAAAGTTCCGGGAGAAGACAAACTTGTTTCAGAGAAGATTGCAGGAGGATTTACAGACACATCATTGACCAATCCTTATGGTGATGGAAAGACATATCTTGCACCAATGTTTTATTCTCCATGTGGTCTGTTTTATAATGCAGGTCTTTTAGAAGAAAAAGGATGGGATGTTCCAAAGACATGGGATGAAATGTGGGAATTAGGAGATAAAGCAAAAGAAGAGGGAATTTACTTATTTACATATCCTACAACAGGTTATTTTGATGCATTCTTCTACGCACTGATGTATTCAGCAGGTGGTCCGGAATTTTTTGATAAAGCAACAAATTATGCGGAAGGCATCTGGGAAACTCCGGAAGCACAGACATGCTTTGATATTGTTGCAAAGTTAGCTGAGTACACAAATCCGGTCACACCTGCGCAGGCAAATGATCAGGACTTCACACAGAATCAGCAGTTAGTACTTGACAATAAAGCAATCTTTATGCCAAATGGAACATGGATCGTTGGAGAAATGGCAGAAGCACCTCGTGCAGATGGATTTAAGTGGGGAATGACAGCTCTTCCGGCAGTAAAAGATGGCGGAGATGCATACAGTTATACATGGTTTGAGCAGGCATGGATTCCTTCTGGTGCAGAGCATCAGGATGCAGCAAAATTATTTATCTCTTATTTATACAGTGACAAAGCATGTGAAATTTTTGCAAAAGCAGGAGCTATCCAGCCAGTATTAGGCATTGCAGACAAATTAAGTGGTGATAACGTAATGTTCTACTCTATTTATGATAATGGAGCAAAGGCAGCTATGGGTAATTTCGCAGCATTTGAAGCAATTCCGGGCGTGGAAGTGCGAACAGTATTCTTTGACCCGGTAAACTCATTAGTATCAGGCGATATGGATGAGCAGGCATGGATTGACGGAATTATTTCGGCAAGTGACCAGATGCGGGCGAATTTGAAATAA
- a CDS encoding carbohydrate ABC transporter permease, producing MKKARGRSGFLAVCIAPAVILFFVFMILPTLNVFRMSLFEKGAYSPNETFVGLKNFKTLISDTNFIRSMQNMILLIVVVTIVTFAFALVFAGILSREQIRGQNFFRIIFYIPNILSVVVIAGIFSAIYKPENGMLNSIIGLFHKMENPILWKGESLVIVSLIIAMIWQAIGYYMVMYMASMASVPKSLYESAGLDGAGRLVQFFQITIPLIWTNIRTTLTFFIISTINMAFLFVKAMTSGGPNGASEVSLSYMYGQKDAGLYGYSMAIGVVIFIFSFALSALVNKVTEREPLEF from the coding sequence ATGAAAAAAGCCAGAGGACGAAGCGGTTTTTTGGCGGTATGCATAGCACCAGCAGTAATTTTATTTTTTGTGTTTATGATATTGCCTACCTTAAATGTATTCCGGATGTCGTTATTTGAAAAAGGTGCATATTCACCGAATGAAACATTTGTTGGCCTGAAAAATTTTAAAACATTAATATCGGATACTAATTTTATAAGGTCCATGCAAAACATGATTTTACTTATTGTTGTTGTTACAATAGTTACCTTTGCATTTGCACTTGTTTTTGCAGGCATTCTGTCAAGAGAACAAATCAGGGGACAGAATTTTTTCCGTATTATTTTTTATATTCCCAATATTTTATCGGTTGTAGTAATTGCAGGTATTTTTTCTGCAATTTATAAGCCGGAGAACGGAATGCTAAATAGTATTATCGGACTGTTTCATAAAATGGAGAACCCGATTTTGTGGAAAGGTGAATCGCTTGTGATCGTCAGTCTTATTATTGCAATGATCTGGCAGGCGATTGGTTACTATATGGTCATGTACATGGCATCTATGGCGAGTGTGCCGAAAAGCCTGTATGAAAGTGCCGGATTAGATGGTGCAGGCAGGCTCGTTCAGTTTTTTCAGATTACAATTCCGTTGATCTGGACTAATATTCGTACAACATTAACATTTTTTATTATTTCTACTATTAATATGGCATTTCTTTTTGTAAAAGCTATGACTTCAGGTGGCCCAAACGGAGCTTCTGAAGTGTCACTAAGCTATATGTATGGACAGAAGGATGCCGGATTATATGGATACAGTATGGCAATAGGTGTTGTAATATTTATTTTCTCGTTTGCATTGTCTGCACTTGTAAATAAAGTTACAGAGCGTGAACCACTGGAGTTTTAA
- a CDS encoding carbohydrate ABC transporter permease, producing MREKKNPNSAERLYKFFIYLVLIMLAVSIIIPVAWVFMASIKQNKEFYGNPWTLPEGFYFQNFIDAWNTAKMGDYMLNSVLVTALALVILLIVALPAAYCLSRFKFKGSKFLNAAFMGGLFINVNYIVVPIFLMLRDGDNWLKSVIGKSFLLNNLVILAIVYAATALPFTIYLLSGYFSTLAHDYEEAAYIDGAGYSTTMWKIIFPMAKPSIITIILFNFLSFWNEYIISMTLMSSAKGPKTLPVGLLNLMQAQQSAAQYGIMYAGLVIVMLPTLILYICVQNKLTQGMTVGGLKG from the coding sequence ATGAGAGAGAAAAAAAATCCGAATTCTGCGGAACGGTTGTATAAATTTTTTATCTATTTAGTTTTAATAATGCTTGCAGTCAGTATTATTATTCCGGTGGCATGGGTGTTTATGGCATCCATTAAGCAAAATAAAGAGTTTTATGGAAATCCGTGGACTTTGCCGGAGGGTTTTTATTTTCAGAACTTTATTGATGCCTGGAATACAGCAAAAATGGGAGATTACATGTTAAACTCCGTATTGGTTACAGCTTTGGCACTTGTAATTCTTTTAATTGTTGCGCTGCCGGCAGCTTACTGTTTGTCACGTTTTAAATTTAAAGGAAGTAAATTTTTAAATGCGGCTTTTATGGGTGGTCTTTTTATTAACGTGAATTACATTGTTGTTCCAATTTTTTTGATGCTGCGAGATGGGGACAATTGGCTGAAATCAGTAATTGGGAAAAGTTTTCTGTTAAATAATCTGGTTATACTTGCAATCGTATATGCTGCAACAGCACTTCCGTTTACAATTTATCTGTTGTCGGGGTATTTTTCAACATTGGCACATGATTATGAAGAGGCGGCATATATTGATGGAGCAGGTTATAGTACAACGATGTGGAAAATTATTTTTCCAATGGCAAAACCATCTATTATTACGATAATCTTGTTTAATTTTCTTTCTTTTTGGAATGAATATATCATTTCCATGACACTGATGAGTTCGGCAAAGGGACCGAAAACGTTACCGGTAGGATTATTAAATCTGATGCAGGCACAGCAGTCAGCAGCACAGTATGGAATTATGTATGCAGGACTTGTAATAGTAATGCTTCCTACATTAATTTTATATATATGTGTTCAGAATAAACTGACACAGGGAATGACTGTTGGTGGTTTAAAGGGTTGA
- a CDS encoding DUF6903 family protein, which produces MEFWKKHTKCRIILMAALFIAGISLSVFGWGMTGKMTGLGIMLIGIICLLIALWIYNCPFAEKKKRK; this is translated from the coding sequence ATGGAATTTTGGAAAAAGCACACAAAATGCAGAATAATTTTAATGGCAGCTCTTTTTATTGCCGGAATAAGCCTGTCTGTTTTTGGATGGGGTATGACAGGAAAAATGACAGGTTTAGGAATTATGCTTATTGGAATTATCTGTTTATTAATAGCATTGTGGATTTATAATTGCCCTTTTGCAGAAAAGAAGAAAAGAAAGTAA
- the gnpA gene encoding 1,3-beta-galactosyl-N-acetylhexosamine phosphorylase yields MSEKNTGRVTIPTNLDVVPETIELMKRWGADAIRDCDGTEFPEELTKTGAKIYATYYTTRKDNEWAKANPDEVQQCYIMSGFYTAVESELQIPLMKGISDELMQVNTRDDIKRWWEVVDRSTGQVVSTKQWEYNEESGCVCIHEAEPFHEYTVSFLAYIIWDPVHMYNAVTNDWKDFEHQITFDVRQPKTHKYSMERLRKFCEEHPYVNVIRYTTFFHQFTLMFDELKREKYVDWYGYSASVSPYILEQFEKEMGYKFRPEYIIDQGYYNNQYRVPGKEYKDFQAFQRREVAKLAKEMVDITHECGKEAMMFLGDHWIGTEPFMEEFATIGLDAVVGSVGNGSTLRLISDIEGVKYTEGRFLPYFFPDTFHEGGDPVKEAKENWVTARRAILRKPIDRIGYGGYLKLALDFPEFLDYVESVCNEFRELYENAKGTTPYCVKKVAVLNSWGKIRSWGCHMVHHALYQKQNYSYAGIIEALSGAPFDVKFISFDDILKDKDILKDIDVIINVGDGDTAHTGGAVWENAVISTAIREFVYRGGGFIGVGEPAGHQYQGHYLQLADLIGVEKETGFTLNYDKYNWEEHKNHFILADTTKPVDFGEGKKNMFAYEGTEILVQRDKEVQMAVHEFGEGRSVYISGLPYSFENSRILYRSILWSTHGESLLHQWFSTNFNVEVHAYVKNGKFCVVNNTYEPQNTVIYRGDGSSFALKMEANEIKWYAV; encoded by the coding sequence ATGAGTGAGAAAAATACAGGACGTGTCACAATTCCTACAAATCTGGATGTGGTTCCAGAGACAATTGAGTTAATGAAACGCTGGGGTGCAGATGCAATCCGCGATTGTGACGGAACAGAATTCCCGGAAGAGCTGACAAAGACCGGGGCAAAGATTTATGCAACTTACTACACCACGAGAAAAGATAATGAGTGGGCGAAGGCGAACCCGGATGAGGTGCAGCAGTGTTATATTATGAGTGGATTTTATACGGCTGTTGAAAGCGAACTGCAAATTCCTCTGATGAAGGGGATTTCGGATGAGTTAATGCAGGTCAATACAAGAGATGATATTAAACGATGGTGGGAGGTTGTTGACCGTTCCACAGGTCAGGTGGTATCGACCAAACAGTGGGAATATAATGAGGAGTCAGGGTGCGTCTGTATTCATGAGGCAGAACCGTTTCATGAATATACAGTAAGCTTTCTGGCATATATTATCTGGGATCCGGTACATATGTACAATGCGGTGACAAATGACTGGAAAGATTTCGAACATCAGATTACGTTTGACGTACGGCAGCCGAAAACACATAAATATTCCATGGAGCGCCTGCGTAAATTCTGCGAGGAGCATCCATATGTCAATGTCATTCGCTATACGACGTTTTTCCATCAGTTTACATTGATGTTTGACGAGTTAAAGCGGGAAAAATATGTGGATTGGTATGGTTATTCCGCGTCAGTAAGTCCTTATATTTTAGAGCAGTTTGAAAAAGAAATGGGTTATAAATTCCGCCCGGAATATATCATTGACCAGGGATATTATAACAATCAGTATCGTGTACCTGGTAAAGAATATAAGGATTTTCAGGCATTCCAGCGCAGGGAAGTTGCAAAGCTTGCAAAAGAGATGGTTGACATCACACATGAATGCGGCAAAGAGGCAATGATGTTTTTGGGGGATCACTGGATCGGAACAGAACCATTCATGGAAGAGTTTGCAACGATCGGTCTTGACGCAGTGGTAGGAAGCGTTGGAAACGGAAGTACACTTCGTCTGATCTCTGATATTGAAGGTGTAAAATATACAGAAGGAAGATTCCTTCCATACTTTTTCCCGGATACCTTCCATGAGGGCGGAGATCCTGTCAAGGAAGCAAAGGAAAACTGGGTGACAGCACGCCGTGCCATCTTAAGAAAACCAATCGACCGTATCGGATATGGCGGATATTTAAAGCTTGCATTAGATTTCCCGGAGTTTTTGGACTATGTGGAGAGCGTGTGCAACGAATTCCGTGAACTGTATGAGAATGCAAAAGGAACAACACCGTACTGTGTAAAAAAGGTTGCTGTTTTAAACAGCTGGGGCAAAATCCGCAGCTGGGGCTGCCATATGGTACACCATGCCTTATATCAGAAACAGAATTACAGTTATGCGGGAATTATCGAGGCGTTAAGCGGCGCACCGTTTGATGTGAAATTTATTTCCTTTGATGATATTTTAAAGGATAAGGATATATTAAAGGATATTGATGTCATTATCAATGTCGGGGACGGGGATACGGCACACACCGGCGGGGCAGTCTGGGAGAATGCAGTTATTTCCACAGCCATTCGTGAATTTGTCTACCGGGGCGGTGGATTTATCGGTGTCGGGGAACCGGCAGGACACCAGTATCAGGGACATTATCTGCAGCTTGCCGATTTAATTGGTGTGGAAAAAGAAACCGGATTTACCTTAAACTACGATAAGTATAACTGGGAAGAACACAAAAATCACTTTATTCTTGCAGATACAACAAAGCCTGTTGACTTCGGAGAGGGCAAGAAGAATATGTTTGCGTATGAGGGAACAGAAATTCTGGTACAGAGGGACAAAGAAGTTCAGATGGCTGTGCATGAATTTGGCGAGGGCCGCTCGGTTTATATCAGCGGACTGCCTTATAGTTTTGAGAACAGCAGAATTCTTTATCGGAGTATTTTGTGGAGTACACATGGCGAAAGTTTATTACATCAGTGGTTTAGTACAAATTTCAATGTGGAAGTACATGCATATGTAAAAAATGGCAAATTCTGTGTTGTAAATAATACCTACGAGCCACAGAATACGGTTATCTATCGCGGAGATGGAAGCAGTTTTGCGTTGAAAATGGAGGCAAATGAGATTAAATGGTACGCTGTTTAA
- a CDS encoding phosphotransferase: protein MKKPVLVIMAAGMGSRYGGMKQIDPVDEYGHIIVDFSIYDAYLAGFEEVIFVIKRENVEDFHNVIGNRIEKIMKVRYAFQELENLPEGFEVPAGRVKPWGTAHAILSCKDMIDGPFAVINADDYYGREAFKQIYDYLSVHEDNDKYQYAMVGYQLKNTLTENGSVARGVCDIDSNGKLVSVTEHTTIVKRGENAAYTEDDGKSYTDLSGDTIVSMNLWGFSKGFLSEIAYGFRDFLQEGLQHNPLKCEYYLPSVVSRLLDSNKAEVKVLLTTEKWYGVTYREDKPMVMAAVKKLEENDFYPKQLCGKLEAAANFCFEGVYKEELPWGNGHINDTYRVTFENEQGVKKHYILQQMNKSIFKNPVELMENIVGVTEFLKRKISANGGNPERETLNVIPAKDGKPYYVDSEGEYWRAYVFIENTVSYDLIDNPEILYEGGLAFGRFQSMLADYPAKTLHETIPGFHDTRERFETFKKAVEEDVCSRADLVREEIQFVLDREEIVDCFQDLLRSGKISFRVTHNDTKINNVLMDKDTKKGICVIDLDTVMPGVAMNDFGDAVRIGASTALEDEQNLDKVWCDLELFEACAKGFIEGCGGKLSQEEIKLLPMGARLMTYECGMRFLMDYIQGDIYFKIHRPGQNLDRARTQFKLVSDMEHKWKVMENIVKKYM, encoded by the coding sequence ATGAAGAAACCTGTACTTGTAATTATGGCAGCCGGAATGGGAAGCCGTTACGGTGGAATGAAACAGATTGATCCAGTAGATGAATATGGACATATTATTGTTGATTTTTCTATTTATGATGCTTATCTTGCAGGATTTGAAGAGGTTATTTTTGTAATAAAGAGAGAGAATGTGGAAGATTTTCATAATGTCATAGGGAATCGTATAGAAAAGATTATGAAAGTAAGATATGCATTTCAGGAGCTGGAAAATCTGCCGGAGGGATTTGAAGTTCCGGCCGGAAGAGTAAAGCCATGGGGAACTGCGCATGCAATTTTAAGCTGTAAAGATATGATTGACGGACCATTTGCAGTGATTAATGCAGACGACTATTATGGAAGAGAAGCATTTAAGCAGATTTATGATTATCTGAGTGTGCATGAAGATAATGATAAGTATCAGTATGCAATGGTAGGATATCAGTTGAAAAATACTTTGACGGAGAATGGAAGTGTGGCAAGAGGCGTCTGTGATATTGATAGTAATGGAAAACTTGTCAGTGTAACAGAACATACAACGATTGTAAAACGTGGAGAGAATGCTGCATATACGGAAGACGATGGAAAAAGTTATACGGATTTGTCAGGAGATACGATTGTTTCCATGAATTTATGGGGATTTAGCAAGGGATTTTTGTCAGAGATTGCGTATGGATTTCGTGATTTTCTGCAGGAGGGTCTGCAACATAATCCACTGAAATGTGAATATTATCTTCCGTCGGTCGTCAGCAGACTGTTAGATAGCAATAAAGCAGAAGTAAAAGTTCTTCTTACAACAGAAAAGTGGTATGGAGTTACCTACAGGGAAGATAAACCAATGGTTATGGCAGCAGTGAAAAAGCTGGAAGAGAATGATTTTTATCCAAAACAGCTCTGCGGAAAATTAGAAGCGGCTGCAAACTTCTGTTTTGAAGGTGTATATAAAGAAGAACTTCCATGGGGAAATGGACATATTAATGATACTTACCGTGTTACATTTGAAAACGAACAGGGAGTAAAAAAGCATTATATTTTACAGCAGATGAACAAGAGTATCTTTAAAAACCCGGTTGAATTAATGGAAAATATCGTTGGAGTCACTGAATTCTTAAAAAGAAAAATTTCAGCTAACGGTGGAAATCCAGAGAGGGAGACATTAAATGTCATTCCTGCAAAAGACGGGAAACCCTATTACGTGGACTCGGAAGGTGAGTATTGGAGAGCTTATGTATTCATTGAAAATACCGTAAGCTATGATTTGATAGATAATCCTGAAATACTTTATGAGGGTGGTCTGGCATTTGGCAGATTTCAAAGTATGTTAGCGGATTATCCGGCGAAAACACTTCATGAGACAATTCCGGGATTTCATGATACCAGAGAAAGATTTGAGACATTCAAAAAGGCAGTGGAAGAGGATGTGTGCAGCAGAGCGGATTTGGTCCGGGAGGAAATTCAGTTTGTATTGGACAGGGAAGAAATTGTGGACTGCTTTCAGGATTTGCTGAGAAGTGGGAAAATCAGTTTTCGTGTGACTCATAATGACACAAAAATTAATAATGTCCTCATGGATAAGGATACCAAAAAAGGAATATGTGTGATTGACCTGGACACTGTAATGCCCGGGGTAGCCATGAATGATTTTGGAGATGCGGTGCGGATTGGAGCAAGTACAGCATTAGAGGATGAACAAAATCTGGATAAAGTGTGGTGCGATTTAGAGCTTTTTGAAGCATGTGCGAAGGGCTTTATAGAGGGCTGTGGTGGAAAACTTTCACAGGAAGAGATAAAGCTGCTTCCGATGGGCGCTAGGCTTATGACCTATGAATGTGGAATGAGGTTTCTTATGGATTATATTCAGGGAGACATTTATTTTAAAATTCACAGACCGGGGCAGAATTTGGACCGGGCAAGGACACAGTTTAAACTTGTCTCTGATATGGAACATAAGTGGAAAGTAATGGAGAATATTGTGAAGAAGTATATGTAA
- a CDS encoding 3H domain-containing protein, translated as MNIRTRRDVKKFLEGLSTGSSSLLKNVTGGYHYHTIEAESEEILDDIQNELAEKGFLMQSRRQSGISGTDAF; from the coding sequence ATGAATATCCGTACAAGACGCGATGTCAAGAAATTTTTAGAAGGACTCTCTACCGGAAGTTCCAGCCTTCTTAAGAATGTAACCGGTGGTTATCATTACCATACGATTGAAGCTGAATCCGAAGAGATTTTAGATGATATTCAAAATGAACTCGCAGAAAAAGGTTTTCTAATGCAATCAAGGCGTCAGTCCGGTATTTCCGGAACTGACGCCTTTTAA
- a CDS encoding DUF6619 domain-containing protein — MKHNNLIIMSALALVISLTGCGNTNKLSEYDMTGISFIEYTDIDTVCEDEELITAGSNLLSDQEDNLLLSYVVDSAIELSTELGDYDHLVFTNPKWIENFGDSGKLKPIEYSSLSKSMQEFLDSQMPILTNDGSVLPEGTGLYEYEGGGLLAFPINVTLGSAKPIEAKNPLVMLIDNPAEILKADSCMLPLTSSGNVLFLDSDNLQQAFENSELKDYGDIQKFNKK, encoded by the coding sequence ATGAAACATAACAACCTTATAATCATGTCTGCATTAGCACTTGTGATTAGTTTAACCGGGTGCGGAAATACAAATAAGCTTTCCGAATATGACATGACCGGAATTAGTTTTATAGAATATACTGACATAGATACAGTATGCGAAGATGAAGAACTGATAACTGCTGGAAGCAATTTGCTATCTGACCAAGAGGACAATTTGCTCCTCTCCTATGTAGTAGATAGCGCTATTGAACTTTCTACCGAGCTGGGAGATTATGACCATTTGGTGTTTACAAATCCCAAATGGATTGAAAACTTTGGCGATTCTGGCAAATTAAAACCCATAGAATATAGCAGCTTATCAAAAAGTATGCAAGAGTTTTTAGACAGTCAAATGCCGATATTGACAAACGACGGAAGTGTATTGCCAGAAGGAACAGGGTTATACGAATACGAAGGTGGCGGTCTGCTTGCATTTCCTATAAATGTAACTCTTGGATCAGCGAAGCCGATAGAAGCAAAAAATCCTCTGGTTATGCTAATAGACAATCCGGCAGAAATACTGAAAGCTGATTCTTGTATGTTGCCCTTGACCTCAAGTGGAAATGTGTTGTTTTTGGATAGCGATAATTTACAACAAGCTTTTGAAAATAGTGAGCTTAAAGATTACGGAGATATTCAAAAGTTTAATAAAAAATAA
- the asnB gene encoding asparagine synthase (glutamine-hydrolyzing) has translation MCGIAGFCNFKEDFEENTDYWNFRLEKMRAVLAHRGNDARGRYLKKHIGLSHSRLAIRDILCGDQPMTRTHNGYEYTICYNGEIYNTDELIPELSENGFVCSTTSDTEVILYAYIHWGADFVNRLNGIFAFAIWDAAKSRLILYRDRVGVKPLFYAIRGDSLVFGSEPKACFAHPAVKPELDKQGLQELLAIGPAHTSGLSLFKDLFEVLPGHFMIYSRDGLHDETYWELTSREHTESYRDTVAHTRFLVEDAIKRQMVSDVPVCTFLSGGIDSSIVTAIAANYMNTRGKTLNTFSFDFKDNDRYFKANAFQPERDLPYVNRMLEEYETAHSYLECDENSLFKALFAAVDAKDMPGMTDVDSSLLYFCSLVSRKNKVALTGECADEIFGGYPWFYRKELLERYGFPWSSDVAPRLALLRDDVGLELDLSSYQAFRYEESRSKAPLLYGEDGEDESRRIIGYLNIKWFMQTLLDRMDRTSMYSELEARVPFADHRIIEYVFNVPWHMKYQNGVEKTLLRDAFSDVLPPELLHRKKSPYPKTYHPGYEALLIKGMEEILDSPNAPVRTLIDADKTREFLKAPAEYGSPWFGQLMAGPQLIAYFIQINYWMEKYQLSA, from the coding sequence ATGTGTGGTATTGCCGGATTCTGTAACTTTAAAGAAGACTTTGAAGAGAACACCGATTACTGGAACTTTCGTCTTGAGAAGATGCGTGCTGTGCTCGCCCACCGCGGCAACGATGCCAGAGGACGCTACCTTAAAAAGCATATTGGTCTGTCGCACAGCCGTCTGGCCATCCGTGATATCCTGTGCGGCGACCAGCCCATGACGCGCACCCACAACGGCTATGAGTACACTATCTGCTATAATGGTGAAATTTACAACACAGATGAGCTGATTCCCGAGCTGTCCGAAAACGGCTTTGTATGCTCCACAACCTCAGACACAGAGGTTATTCTGTACGCCTACATCCATTGGGGCGCTGATTTTGTCAATCGCTTAAACGGCATTTTTGCATTTGCCATATGGGATGCGGCTAAAAGCAGGCTGATTTTATACCGCGACCGAGTGGGTGTCAAACCGCTTTTTTATGCCATCCGAGGGGATTCTCTGGTGTTTGGCTCCGAGCCAAAGGCCTGCTTTGCTCACCCTGCAGTAAAACCTGAGCTTGACAAACAGGGCTTGCAGGAGCTTCTTGCTATCGGGCCTGCGCACACGAGCGGACTTTCCCTGTTTAAGGATTTGTTTGAGGTTTTGCCGGGACACTTCATGATTTACTCCCGGGATGGGCTGCATGATGAAACCTACTGGGAGCTTACAAGCCGGGAACACACCGAGAGCTATCGGGATACCGTTGCTCACACACGTTTTCTGGTGGAGGATGCTATAAAAAGGCAGATGGTTTCCGATGTGCCGGTATGTACTTTTCTGTCAGGCGGCATCGATTCAAGCATCGTGACCGCCATCGCCGCAAACTATATGAACACACGCGGTAAAACGCTCAACACCTTTTCCTTCGACTTTAAGGACAATGACAGGTATTTTAAGGCAAACGCCTTTCAACCGGAGAGGGATCTGCCCTATGTCAATCGTATGCTTGAGGAGTATGAGACAGCCCACTCCTATCTCGAGTGTGATGAGAACTCTCTCTTCAAAGCGCTCTTTGCCGCAGTCGATGCAAAGGATATGCCCGGCATGACCGATGTGGACTCGTCACTTTTATATTTCTGCAGCCTCGTCAGCCGAAAAAATAAGGTAGCTCTTACCGGTGAGTGTGCTGATGAAATCTTTGGCGGATATCCGTGGTTTTACCGCAAAGAGCTGCTGGAAAGATATGGCTTCCCATGGTCATCGGATGTCGCTCCACGCCTTGCTCTTTTGCGCGATGATGTGGGTTTGGAGCTTGATTTATCCAGTTATCAGGCTTTTCGATATGAGGAGTCCAGGTCAAAAGCACCTCTCCTTTACGGCGAGGACGGAGAGGACGAAAGCCGCCGCATAATAGGTTATCTCAATATCAAATGGTTCATGCAGACGCTTCTTGACCGCATGGATCGCACCAGCATGTACTCCGAGCTTGAGGCCCGTGTACCTTTTGCCGACCATCGTATCATTGAGTATGTCTTTAATGTGCCTTGGCATATGAAATATCAAAACGGTGTGGAAAAGACTCTGCTTCGCGATGCTTTTTCAGATGTCCTGCCACCTGAGCTTTTGCACAGAAAAAAGAGCCCATATCCAAAGACTTATCATCCCGGATATGAAGCTCTCCTTATAAAGGGAATGGAGGAGATATTAGACTCCCCTAACGCCCCTGTGCGCACTCTCATTGACGCTGACAAAACGCGCGAATTTTTAAAGGCACCGGCAGAATACGGCAGTCCGTGGTTTGGCCAGCTCATGGCAGGTCCGCAGCTTATCGCATATTTCATCCAGATTAATTACTGGATGGAGAAGTATCAGCTGTCTGCCTAA